In one window of Chryseobacterium sp. JV274 DNA:
- a CDS encoding DHA2 family efflux MFS transporter permease subunit has translation MQDSLVEYGARRVIITITAILCALLEIVDSTIVNVALNEMKGNLGSTLSEVGWVITAYAIGNVIIVPMTSWLSQQFGRRNYFAASIIIFTIFSFLCGNATNIWELVFFRLMQGIGGGALLVTSQTIITESYPIEKRSMAQAIYGLGVIIGPTLGPPLGGYIVDNFSWPYIFYINIPIGIAATLMTLQFVRSPKYAEKRKVSDVDWIGIGLLAVTVGSLQFILERGHEEDWFESGMIVAFTAAAILGFILFLWRELTFKYPIVELRVLKNSNLRIGTMMSFVLGFGLYGSTFIVPLYTQSILGWTALQSGALMIPAALTTAFMMPIIGRLLAKGAKQQILVSLGLFIFFVYSFWGYKILTPDTSKDAFFWMLIVRGAGLGLLFIPITSLSLSTLKGQEIGQGAAFTGMMRQLGGSFGIAAITTFIANAGQKYRNNLISHLDENSFEVQQRLAALKASFVAKGMTPDAAMNAAYKMLDMSVTKQATVLSYMDVFLYLGIVFLICIPFILLVKERKSKEKIDLSEAMH, from the coding sequence ATGCAAGATTCATTAGTAGAATATGGAGCGCGTAGAGTGATCATTACGATTACTGCTATCCTTTGTGCCCTTCTTGAAATTGTAGACTCCACGATTGTCAATGTTGCCTTGAATGAAATGAAGGGGAATCTTGGATCTACACTTTCTGAAGTGGGATGGGTAATTACGGCTTATGCCATTGGTAACGTAATTATAGTACCAATGACGAGCTGGCTTTCCCAGCAGTTTGGACGTAGGAATTACTTTGCGGCATCCATCATTATATTTACCATATTTTCATTTTTATGTGGAAATGCGACCAATATCTGGGAACTCGTGTTCTTCAGATTGATGCAGGGAATCGGTGGGGGAGCCTTATTGGTAACTTCACAGACGATTATTACGGAATCTTATCCGATTGAAAAAAGAAGTATGGCCCAGGCTATTTATGGTCTGGGAGTAATCATTGGTCCTACATTAGGTCCGCCTCTTGGAGGATATATCGTTGACAACTTCAGCTGGCCATATATTTTCTATATTAACATTCCGATTGGAATTGCCGCAACCTTGATGACGCTGCAGTTTGTAAGAAGTCCGAAATATGCCGAAAAACGTAAGGTCTCGGATGTAGATTGGATTGGAATTGGTTTACTGGCGGTAACGGTAGGTTCATTACAGTTCATTCTGGAAAGAGGACATGAAGAAGACTGGTTTGAAAGCGGAATGATCGTAGCCTTCACAGCAGCAGCAATTTTAGGATTTATATTATTCCTCTGGAGGGAACTTACCTTTAAATATCCAATTGTTGAGCTCAGGGTGCTTAAAAACAGCAATTTAAGAATCGGAACCATGATGTCATTCGTGCTTGGATTTGGGCTTTATGGTTCCACATTCATCGTTCCACTGTATACCCAGAGTATTTTAGGGTGGACGGCACTTCAGTCAGGAGCTTTGATGATTCCTGCAGCTTTAACGACGGCCTTCATGATGCCAATCATTGGTAGATTGCTAGCAAAAGGAGCAAAACAGCAGATCCTGGTTTCTTTAGGATTGTTCATCTTCTTTGTCTATAGTTTCTGGGGATATAAAATTCTGACACCGGACACCAGTAAAGATGCATTTTTCTGGATGCTGATTGTAAGAGGAGCAGGATTAGGACTACTGTTTATTCCAATCACCTCTTTGTCCTTAAGTACATTGAAAGGGCAGGAGATTGGTCAGGGAGCAGCCTTTACCGGAATGATGAGACAGCTAGGAGGATCTTTCGGGATTGCAGCAATTACAACTTTTATTGCCAATGCAGGCCAGAAGTACAGGAATAACCTGATTTCCCACCTTGACGAAAACAGTTTTGAGGTCCAGCAAAGACTCGCAGCATTGAAGGCAAGTTTTGTAGCGAAAGGAATGACCCCGGACGCCGCGATGAATGCGGCTTATAAAATGCTCGACATGTCAGTAACCAAGCAGGCAACGGTATTGTCTTACATGGATGTATTTCTTTACCTCGGAATCGTATTCCTGATATGTATTCCGTTTATCTTACTCGTAAAAGAAAGAAAGAGCAAAGAAAAAATAGATTTGAGTGAAGCCATGCACTAA